The proteins below come from a single Eucalyptus grandis isolate ANBG69807.140 chromosome 3, ASM1654582v1, whole genome shotgun sequence genomic window:
- the LOC104452579 gene encoding translation initiation factor IF-1, chloroplastic, with amino-acid sequence MSFSLFNAPATPRPRLLLPISSPASLAGGGCGGNRLFQTPAPAGFVKPLRTHDSLPPPPPRPVVALCAKKASPGMKEQKWTHEGVIVESLPNGMFRVRLDNEDVVLGYISGKIRKNFIRMLPGDKVKIEVSRYDSTRGRIIFRLRSKDSGD; translated from the coding sequence atgtctttctctctcttcaacgCCCCCGCCACGCCCCGGCCACGCCTCCTCCTACCCATCTCCTCCCCCGCCTccctcgccggcggcggctgcggcggcaaCAGGCTCTTCCAGACCCCTGCTCCTGCCGGTTTCGTCAAGCCGCTCCGAACCCACGATTctcttcctccgccgccgccgaggcCCGTCGTGGCGCTCTGCGCCAAGAAGGCGTCGCCGGGGATGAAGGAGCAGAAGTGGACCCACGAGGGCGTCATCGTGGAGTCCCTGCCCAACGGGATGTTCCGGGTCCGCCTCGACAACGAGGACGTCGTCCTCGGGTACATCTCCGGGAAGATCAGGAAGAATTTCATCCGGATGTTGCCCGGGGATAAGGTCAAGATCGAGGTGAGCCGCTACGACTCGACCCGGGGGCGCATCATCTTCAGGCTTCGCAGCAAGGATTCCGGGGATTAA